The Candidatus Zixiibacteriota bacterium genome includes a window with the following:
- a CDS encoding alpha-L-fucosidase codes for MMFSVTFTRIVTCLMIGGLLWLGATVAAESDPAHEVETDPQVLQKLEWFQDQKFGLLMHWGIYSQWGIVESWSICPEDENWTIRRGPYADDYYTYVNEYEKLQTVFNPVKFDPEAWAAAAGAAGMKYVVFTTKHHDGFCMFDTKETNYKVTDSACPFSANPRANITREIFDAFRNEGFGVGAYFSKADWHCPDYWWPYFPPFDRNVNYAIDRYPEKWEAFKTFTYNQIMELMTAYGAVDILWLDGGWVQPMTPTSPRWGKNPCNQDIDMPKIAADARELRPGLIIVDRAVEGRYQNYRTPEQEVPEEALDYVWETCMTMATSWSYVKNDEYKPTGRLIHLLVDIVCKGGNLLLNIGPSPEGELSPVALQRLEDIGEWMQINGDAIYGTRAVAPYKEGEVCYTRMPDSSINAIYLPVDTAASLPATITIPSFAPRAGSAVTMLGVAEPITWEKTGDGCVIHVSDAIRDNPPCRYAWAFHFMPE; via the coding sequence ATGATGTTTTCCGTAACGTTCACACGAATCGTTACCTGCCTGATGATCGGCGGTTTGTTATGGCTGGGAGCAACCGTTGCAGCCGAATCGGATCCGGCTCATGAGGTTGAAACCGATCCCCAGGTTCTGCAGAAGCTGGAATGGTTCCAGGATCAGAAGTTCGGTCTGTTGATGCACTGGGGGATATACAGTCAATGGGGCATTGTCGAAAGCTGGAGTATTTGTCCGGAAGATGAGAACTGGACCATTCGGCGCGGTCCTTACGCCGATGATTATTACACCTACGTCAATGAATACGAGAAGCTGCAAACGGTTTTCAATCCGGTCAAGTTCGATCCGGAGGCCTGGGCGGCGGCGGCCGGAGCGGCCGGGATGAAATATGTCGTTTTCACGACCAAGCATCACGACGGTTTCTGTATGTTCGACACCAAAGAAACGAACTACAAGGTTACCGATTCCGCCTGTCCGTTTAGCGCCAATCCTAGAGCTAATATAACCAGGGAGATTTTTGACGCCTTTCGCAACGAGGGCTTCGGCGTCGGGGCTTATTTCTCCAAGGCCGACTGGCATTGTCCCGACTATTGGTGGCCTTATTTCCCGCCGTTCGATCGCAATGTGAACTATGCCATCGACCGCTACCCCGAGAAATGGGAAGCGTTCAAAACTTTTACCTACAATCAAATCATGGAGTTGATGACTGCCTACGGGGCGGTTGATATTCTCTGGCTCGACGGCGGCTGGGTCCAGCCGATGACGCCGACATCGCCGCGCTGGGGGAAAAATCCCTGCAATCAGGATATCGACATGCCGAAAATCGCCGCCGATGCCCGCGAGCTTCGGCCGGGCTTGATAATTGTCGATCGAGCGGTCGAGGGCCGCTATCAAAACTATCGCACACCCGAGCAGGAAGTCCCAGAGGAAGCGCTCGACTATGTCTGGGAAACCTGCATGACCATGGCTACTTCGTGGAGCTATGTCAAGAACGATGAGTACAAACCGACCGGACGATTGATTCATTTGCTGGTCGATATCGTCTGCAAAGGCGGTAATCTCCTGCTCAACATCGGGCCGAGTCCGGAAGGGGAGTTGTCGCCGGTGGCGCTGCAGCGCCTGGAAGATATCGGTGAATGGATGCAGATCAACGGCGACGCGATTTACGGCACCCGTGCTGTGGCTCCGTACAAGGAAGGGGAAGTATGCTATACCCGGATGCCCGATAGCTCTATCAATGCTATCTATCTTCCGGTTGATACTGCAGCATCGCTTCCGGCAACGATTACGATCCCATCGTTCGCTCCCAGGGCAGGCAGCGCAGTGACAATGCTGGGGGTGGCTGAGCCGATAACCTGGGAGAAAACCGGCGACGGCTGTGTGATCCATGTGTCCGATGCGATCCGCGACAATCCGCCGTGTCGCTATGCCTGGGCGTTCCACTTTATGCCGGAGTAA
- a CDS encoding DUF4838 domain-containing protein gives MRRRCCYIVFVFCLILSILIGQTDAAETIRLTEDGHSSYIICLPVDASPQVAAAGETLKQYIEKVSGAILPIVDTSVSVNNRIVIEVGASIDSAINPAALGEDGFRVKSFGHDLYLTALTAQGLQNAVYSFIETYLGCRKYSLDFEVIPHTPTIALSEIDDTQIPRLTFRMQDVRDSAYSAWHKLDGLEDWGLFVHTFKTLVPPEKYFNDHPEYFSENEGVRVADAQLCLTNPEVFRVVVDELRRCMDENPTARYWSVSQNDTYVPCTCPNCRALDSAEGSPSGSILSFVNRVAAEFPDKTISTLAYLYSRKPPAHLKPAPNVNIMLCSIDCNRSLPIADDPKNASFVRDLKDWAALTDNIFLWDYVVQFRNLVSPFPNLRTLQPNMQFFVENGITSVFEQGVASMEGEFAELRIYLLAKLLWDPYIDIDSVMNDFLNGYYGAAAPYVREYIDAEHDALARSGEELSIYGYPYPSDDGYLSVTMLDRYERIFTQAEATVKDEPIYLHHVQTAHLPVQYAIIEQAKMLGFAERGLFMIDDDGAPRVRPEMDSLLQTFYDRCKQAGITRLWEHGNSPDHYLETSRAFIDRAVQGHLARNCSTVLASPASPKYHNGEVTALTDGLNGWDDYHFHWLGFEGNEMDATVDLGSIQPITRIETNFLQDILSWVFLPQSVEFLISEDGETFERVGIVRNSISPQQSGPIVAPFNVEFPTKSARYVRVKTESYLTCPAWHKGAGGKAWIFIDEIRVL, from the coding sequence GTGCGGCGGCGCTGTTGTTACATTGTTTTCGTTTTTTGTCTGATTCTTTCGATACTCATCGGACAAACCGATGCTGCTGAAACGATCAGGTTGACGGAAGACGGACATAGTTCGTATATCATCTGTCTGCCGGTGGATGCATCCCCACAGGTCGCGGCTGCGGGGGAGACACTCAAACAGTATATCGAAAAGGTGTCGGGGGCAATCCTGCCGATAGTTGATACGAGTGTCTCTGTTAATAATCGCATCGTGATTGAAGTCGGTGCATCGATTGATTCTGCCATCAATCCGGCGGCGTTGGGCGAAGACGGCTTTCGCGTCAAATCATTCGGCCATGACCTTTATCTGACCGCCCTGACCGCTCAGGGTCTTCAAAACGCGGTTTATTCGTTTATTGAAACTTATCTGGGCTGCCGTAAGTACAGCCTGGATTTCGAGGTGATCCCTCATACTCCGACCATTGCCCTGTCTGAGATCGACGACACCCAGATCCCCCGACTTACGTTTCGCATGCAGGATGTCCGGGACTCGGCTTACAGCGCCTGGCACAAGCTGGACGGTCTGGAGGACTGGGGGCTGTTTGTGCACACCTTCAAAACACTCGTACCGCCGGAGAAGTATTTCAACGATCATCCGGAATACTTCTCGGAGAACGAAGGCGTCCGGGTGGCCGACGCCCAGCTTTGCCTGACCAATCCCGAGGTATTTCGCGTCGTCGTCGACGAGTTACGCCGCTGTATGGATGAAAATCCAACAGCTCGTTACTGGTCAGTATCACAGAACGATACGTACGTGCCGTGCACTTGTCCCAACTGCCGAGCGCTTGACAGCGCCGAGGGCTCACCGTCCGGCTCGATCCTGTCTTTCGTGAACCGTGTGGCGGCGGAATTTCCGGACAAAACCATCTCGACCCTGGCTTATCTATATTCGCGAAAACCTCCCGCGCATTTGAAACCGGCTCCCAACGTCAACATCATGCTGTGCAGTATCGACTGCAACCGGAGTCTGCCGATAGCGGATGATCCCAAGAACGCCTCGTTCGTACGCGATCTCAAGGACTGGGCGGCTCTGACCGACAATATCTTCCTTTGGGATTACGTCGTTCAATTTCGCAATCTCGTCAGTCCTTTCCCGAATCTCCGCACCCTTCAGCCCAACATGCAGTTTTTCGTCGAGAACGGGATTACTTCGGTGTTCGAACAGGGAGTCGCCTCGATGGAGGGGGAGTTCGCCGAATTACGGATATATCTGCTGGCGAAACTGCTTTGGGATCCATATATCGACATCGACTCGGTCATGAACGATTTTCTCAACGGTTACTACGGCGCCGCCGCACCGTATGTGCGTGAGTATATCGATGCCGAACATGATGCCCTGGCGCGTTCGGGTGAGGAACTTTCGATTTACGGTTATCCGTATCCGTCGGACGATGGCTATCTTTCGGTGACTATGCTCGACCGATACGAGCGGATATTCACTCAGGCTGAAGCAACCGTTAAGGACGAGCCGATATATCTGCACCACGTTCAAACAGCTCATCTCCCGGTTCAATATGCGATCATCGAACAAGCAAAAATGCTTGGATTTGCCGAACGGGGATTGTTTATGATCGATGATGACGGCGCTCCCCGCGTTCGCCCGGAGATGGACTCACTCCTGCAGACGTTCTACGATCGTTGTAAGCAAGCCGGCATCACGCGACTCTGGGAGCACGGCAATTCACCGGACCATTATCTGGAGACTTCGCGGGCATTCATTGATCGCGCCGTGCAGGGACATCTAGCCCGAAACTGCTCGACGGTTTTAGCGTCGCCGGCCAGCCCGAAATATCACAATGGTGAAGTTACCGCGCTGACTGATGGCCTCAACGGGTGGGACGACTACCATTTTCACTGGCTCGGATTCGAGGGAAATGAGATGGATGCCACGGTTGACCTCGGTTCGATACAACCGATCACGCGCATCGAAACTAATTTTCTTCAGGACATTCTTTCCTGGGTGTTCCTGCCGCAGTCGGTCGAGTTTCTCATTTCCGAAGACGGCGAGACGTTTGAGCGCGTGGGAATCGTACGGAATTCTATTTCACCGCAACAGAGCGGTCCCATTGTGGCTCCGTTCAATGTCGAATTCCCAACTAAGTCGGCGCGGTATGTCCGTGTTAAAACTGAGAGTTATTTAACCTGTCCCGCCTGGCACAAAGGCGCTGGTGGAAAGGCCTGGATATTCATTGATGAGATCAGGGTGTTGTAA
- a CDS encoding sodium:solute symporter family protein, protein MNLGFLDWTIVVVSLGLMLFSVEAGRRVMRSVADFLAAGRSAGRYILCVASGAAGIGAITVVGNLEMNLIAGFSMSWWGMTTALVVLIITVSGWVIYRFRETRSLTLAQYFEARYSREFRIFTGIVAFISGIVNFGIFPAVGARFFIYFCGIPESIAVLGFQVSTFPLVMIFLLGVALYFVLGGGQVSVIYADFFQGVLMYSVFVAMVVYFFFAFDWNTIQSALMSAPQDASLINPFKTSHVEDFNFWYFLIGIIGVIYGTMSWQGTQAYNASAKSAHEAKMGQVLTSLRNLPMGIMYLFVPIVAYTVLNHPDFANIAQAVADKLTTIDGDAVQSQVKVPLVLTHILPRGLMGGFAAMMLAASISTLDAYMHSWGSIVVQDVIMPLRKKPFEPKTHLRVLRLAIVGVGVFAFFFSLIFEQAEYIFLFFAITGAIFAGGSGAVIIGGLYWKRGTNAAAWAAMITGSGIAVAGIIIHQIIPDFFINGQWFWGISMAGASIVYILFSLFGKKREFNLDKLLHRGEYSLAGEKEVIEAAPSRGWKMLGMGREFTRGDKIIYILSYIWTGAWLLVFAVGTIYNLTHDVADTTWAAFWRYYLIIHIIVSAVIIVWFIAGGFRDLHRMRSRLKSEARDDADDGFIVNDQADPLQPEENNR, encoded by the coding sequence ATGAATTTAGGATTTCTCGACTGGACAATCGTAGTAGTATCTCTGGGGCTGATGCTTTTTTCCGTAGAAGCCGGACGACGCGTCATGCGCAGTGTGGCGGATTTCCTGGCAGCCGGTCGGTCGGCGGGGCGGTATATTCTTTGTGTCGCCAGCGGCGCCGCGGGGATCGGCGCTATTACCGTAGTCGGTAACCTTGAGATGAATTTGATTGCCGGTTTTTCGATGTCCTGGTGGGGTATGACAACCGCGCTGGTCGTTCTGATCATTACCGTATCCGGCTGGGTGATCTATCGCTTTCGCGAGACTCGCTCGCTTACCCTGGCGCAGTATTTCGAGGCCCGCTACAGTCGTGAGTTCCGTATTTTCACCGGTATTGTCGCGTTCATATCGGGTATCGTTAATTTCGGTATTTTCCCTGCCGTGGGAGCACGCTTTTTCATCTATTTCTGCGGCATCCCGGAAAGCATCGCCGTTCTGGGATTTCAAGTAAGTACGTTTCCGCTCGTGATGATATTTCTGTTGGGAGTAGCGCTTTACTTCGTACTGGGCGGCGGCCAGGTTTCGGTTATATATGCCGATTTCTTCCAGGGTGTTTTGATGTACAGCGTCTTCGTGGCCATGGTCGTGTATTTCTTTTTCGCCTTCGATTGGAACACGATTCAGTCGGCTCTCATGTCCGCACCGCAGGATGCCTCACTTATCAATCCGTTCAAGACGAGTCATGTCGAGGATTTCAACTTCTGGTATTTTCTGATCGGAATTATCGGAGTGATCTACGGTACCATGTCCTGGCAGGGAACACAGGCGTACAACGCTTCGGCGAAAAGTGCTCATGAGGCCAAGATGGGTCAGGTTCTCACTTCGTTGCGAAATCTGCCGATGGGCATCATGTATTTGTTCGTACCGATCGTTGCCTATACCGTTCTCAATCATCCCGACTTCGCTAATATCGCCCAGGCTGTTGCCGATAAACTGACCACCATTGACGGTGATGCGGTACAGAGTCAGGTTAAGGTACCGCTCGTTCTGACTCATATTCTGCCGCGAGGGCTGATGGGGGGATTCGCCGCCATGATGCTGGCCGCGAGCATAAGCACCCTTGACGCCTACATGCACTCCTGGGGTAGTATCGTCGTGCAGGATGTCATCATGCCGCTTCGTAAAAAACCGTTCGAGCCGAAAACACATTTGCGGGTGCTGCGCCTGGCGATCGTAGGCGTGGGAGTGTTCGCTTTCTTTTTCAGTCTCATTTTCGAGCAGGCGGAATATATCTTTCTTTTCTTTGCCATAACCGGGGCAATCTTTGCCGGCGGTTCGGGAGCGGTTATTATCGGCGGACTCTATTGGAAACGTGGAACCAACGCCGCGGCCTGGGCGGCGATGATCACCGGTTCCGGTATCGCCGTGGCCGGCATTATCATTCACCAGATCATCCCAGATTTCTTTATCAACGGCCAGTGGTTCTGGGGCATAAGTATGGCCGGAGCCAGTATCGTTTACATTCTCTTTTCGTTGTTCGGGAAAAAGCGTGAGTTCAATCTCGATAAACTCCTGCACCGCGGTGAATACTCGCTGGCCGGGGAGAAGGAAGTAATCGAGGCGGCGCCGTCGAGGGGGTGGAAAATGCTCGGGATGGGCAGGGAGTTCACACGCGGCGACAAAATCATCTATATCCTGAGTTATATCTGGACCGGCGCCTGGCTTCTGGTCTTTGCAGTCGGGACTATTTACAATCTCACGCACGATGTCGCCGATACCACCTGGGCCGCCTTTTGGAGATACTACCTGATAATACACATAATTGTTTCGGCGGTCATCATTGTTTGGTTCATTGCCGGCGGTTTCCGTGATCTCCATCGCATGCGAAGCAGGCTCAAATCCGAAGCACGAGACGATGCCGACGACGGCTTTATCGTCAACGATCAAGCCGATCCCCTCCAGCCCGAGGAAAACAACCGATGA
- a CDS encoding glycoside hydrolase family 38 C-terminal domain-containing protein — protein MNDKELSINTRRFERFYARILRKIMPYSTPFTVRCARSEKQVTFEDRLKLEYNDLHQGDIWGRRWDSGWMHLTGSIPSDWRGRQTAAHLDVGGEGLVFLPDGTILQGITNGSVFDTEFGRDIVQLSDSCDGGETVELWVESAANGLFGMFCDLDPGPDSTNRYGQYEARLNQARLVVFDTDMWALSLDVRVLLGLIKSLPLNSVRRARIVQNAVEAMNAFAKSNDAPRVAREILATELKKPATASTLTVAAVGHAHIDTAWLWPVKETIRKCARTFATQLDLIDRYPEYVFGASQPQHYQFIKERYPQLYEKIKAAVASGRWEVQGCMWVEADCNVTGGESLVRQILHGKNFFMDEFGVDVDNLWLPDVFGYSAALPQILEKSGVRYFLTQKLSWNQINEFPHHTFIWEGIDSSRVLTHFPPENNYNSQLAVETLNAASERFREKEYVDEFASLFGVGDGGGGPKAEHIEMGRRQADLEGASRVRFGAAGDFLRGLERYRNRLPVWAGELYLELHRGTLTTQALVKRANRKLEHELRAVEMLWSCLSLDKYPQEDIDDIWKTVLLNQFHDIIPGSSITEVYRVTHEQHEQALDRCRRLIQEAGALLGERDENNLTLFNSLHYTYDGAVTLPEKWSGCCVKDDEGHELPCQTANGRSVVRVVIPPYSFLTLCKVEKTPPKVADLDELVLENDLIRYEFNRQGQLIGAFDKEKNRAVIDSGKPGNVLTLYEDFPNDWDAWDVDVFYRDVPLETATVVEVKAVEAGPVLSRLSMKYHLGTSTIIQNVSLGRGSRRLDFETRVDWREKHKMLRVAFPVTVRSDQAAFDIQYGFLRRNTHQNTSWEQAKFEVVGHRYADLSDAAYGVALLNDCKYGYYVENGLLDLNLLRSPNYPDPDADQGEHRFAYSLLPHHGALMESDVIAEAASLNQGLVMFDGLRVDSTLGLPVRLTGEGVSLEVVKKAEKEACWVLRVVETRGCETTAQLELTNPDAVLQETDLMEWNDNTPLSDDDKMALRFKPFEIRTFKLRF, from the coding sequence ATGAACGATAAAGAACTATCAATAAATACCAGGCGCTTCGAGCGTTTCTATGCCCGGATTCTCAGGAAAATCATGCCGTACTCGACACCGTTCACGGTTCGTTGTGCTCGCTCTGAGAAACAGGTGACTTTCGAGGATCGCTTAAAGCTGGAGTACAACGATTTGCATCAGGGCGATATCTGGGGCAGACGTTGGGATTCCGGCTGGATGCATCTGACCGGCTCGATCCCCTCGGATTGGCGCGGACGACAGACGGCAGCGCATCTCGACGTCGGCGGCGAAGGACTGGTGTTTCTCCCCGATGGAACGATTCTTCAGGGAATCACCAACGGCTCGGTGTTCGATACTGAGTTCGGGCGTGATATCGTTCAACTGTCAGACTCGTGCGACGGCGGTGAAACGGTCGAATTGTGGGTCGAGTCGGCGGCCAACGGTTTGTTCGGAATGTTCTGCGATCTGGACCCCGGACCGGATTCGACTAATCGCTATGGGCAGTATGAAGCACGCTTGAATCAAGCCCGTCTGGTCGTTTTCGATACGGATATGTGGGCGCTTTCACTGGACGTGCGTGTGCTATTGGGGCTGATCAAGTCCTTGCCGCTGAATTCGGTTCGTCGCGCTCGCATCGTGCAGAATGCGGTCGAGGCAATGAACGCTTTCGCCAAAAGCAACGATGCCCCTCGCGTCGCACGCGAAATACTCGCCACCGAGTTGAAAAAGCCGGCGACCGCCTCGACTCTGACCGTGGCTGCCGTGGGACATGCTCATATCGACACCGCCTGGCTCTGGCCGGTAAAAGAGACGATCCGTAAGTGTGCGAGGACTTTCGCCACTCAGCTCGATTTGATCGACCGTTATCCGGAGTATGTTTTCGGCGCTTCACAACCACAGCATTATCAATTTATCAAGGAACGTTACCCTCAACTCTACGAGAAAATAAAAGCCGCCGTCGCCTCGGGGCGCTGGGAGGTTCAGGGGTGCATGTGGGTTGAAGCGGACTGCAACGTAACCGGTGGTGAATCGCTGGTGCGTCAGATTCTGCACGGCAAAAATTTCTTCATGGACGAGTTCGGGGTCGATGTCGACAATCTCTGGTTGCCCGATGTGTTCGGCTATTCGGCCGCCTTGCCGCAGATTCTCGAAAAAAGCGGTGTGCGTTATTTTTTGACGCAGAAACTTTCGTGGAACCAGATCAACGAATTCCCGCATCATACTTTTATCTGGGAGGGGATCGACAGCAGCCGTGTGCTGACGCATTTTCCGCCCGAGAACAACTACAACAGCCAGTTGGCGGTGGAAACACTGAATGCGGCGTCGGAGCGATTCCGTGAAAAAGAATACGTGGATGAATTCGCCAGTCTGTTCGGAGTGGGTGACGGCGGCGGCGGACCCAAGGCCGAGCATATCGAAATGGGACGACGTCAGGCCGATCTCGAGGGCGCGTCGCGGGTACGATTCGGTGCAGCGGGTGATTTTCTGCGAGGTCTGGAACGATACCGCAATCGGCTGCCGGTCTGGGCCGGTGAATTGTATCTTGAACTTCATCGCGGGACATTGACTACTCAGGCGCTCGTGAAACGGGCCAACCGGAAATTGGAGCACGAACTCCGAGCCGTTGAAATGCTCTGGTCGTGCTTGTCCCTGGATAAATATCCGCAAGAGGATATCGACGATATTTGGAAAACGGTTCTTCTCAATCAATTTCATGACATTATCCCCGGTTCCAGTATTACCGAGGTCTATCGCGTCACTCACGAGCAACACGAGCAGGCGCTCGATCGTTGCCGTCGTTTGATTCAGGAGGCCGGGGCGCTGCTTGGCGAACGGGACGAAAACAACCTTACCCTTTTCAACAGCCTGCATTACACCTATGACGGGGCCGTGACATTGCCGGAGAAATGGTCGGGTTGTTGTGTTAAGGACGATGAGGGACATGAACTTCCTTGTCAGACGGCAAACGGTCGATCTGTCGTGCGAGTCGTTATCCCGCCCTACTCGTTTTTGACTTTGTGCAAAGTTGAAAAAACACCGCCGAAAGTTGCCGACCTGGATGAGCTAGTGCTCGAAAATGATTTGATCCGTTATGAGTTCAACCGGCAGGGGCAGTTGATCGGGGCGTTTGATAAAGAAAAGAACAGAGCGGTAATCGACTCGGGAAAACCGGGTAACGTACTCACCCTTTACGAAGATTTCCCCAATGATTGGGATGCCTGGGATGTCGATGTTTTCTATCGTGATGTCCCGCTCGAAACAGCAACTGTCGTTGAGGTAAAGGCGGTGGAAGCCGGACCGGTTCTTTCGCGTTTGTCGATGAAATACCACCTGGGAACATCCACGATAATTCAGAATGTCAGCCTTGGTCGCGGATCGCGCCGCCTCGATTTCGAGACTCGAGTCGATTGGCGGGAGAAGCACAAGATGCTTCGCGTTGCTTTCCCGGTAACGGTGCGTTCGGATCAGGCGGCGTTCGATATTCAGTATGGTTTCTTACGGCGTAACACGCATCAAAATACATCTTGGGAGCAGGCGAAATTCGAGGTAGTCGGCCATCGCTACGCCGATTTGTCGGATGCCGCTTACGGGGTGGCCCTGCTCAACGATTGCAAGTACGGGTATTATGTCGAAAACGGTTTGCTGGATTTGAACCTGTTACGCTCGCCCAATTACCCCGATCCCGACGCCGACCAGGGAGAACATCGTTTCGCATACAGTTTGCTTCCTCATCATGGGGCGCTGATGGAGTCTGATGTCATAGCCGAGGCCGCTAGTCTCAACCAGGGACTGGTGATGTTCGATGGTTTGCGAGTCGATTCCACCCTCGGTTTACCGGTCAGGTTGACCGGTGAGGGCGTGTCGCTCGAAGTCGTCAAGAAGGCCGAAAAGGAGGCCTGTTGGGTGCTGCGTGTGGTCGAGACGCGAGGTTGCGAAACGACCGCGCAATTGGAGCTTACCAATCCGGACGCCGTCTTGCAGGAAACCGATCTAATGGAATGGAACGACAATACTCCACTGTCGGACGATGATAAGATGGCGCTGCGCTTCAAGCCGTTCGAGATTCGTACGTTCAAGCTGAGATTCTGA
- a CDS encoding beta-N-acetylhexosaminidase, which translates to MTPSEPSSPVSLIPRPVDCRITGELLRLPLPVPVYAEVTPASLSVLQTFMDETASADGVPMKLMGRARNADDPIGLSIVMPPDELAREAYELSATADGVCIKTSTSSGLLYGLHTWLQLGRVESGEVLVTGAEIADYPRFAWRGMHLDVSRHFFPVPFIKKFIDLLARHKMNVFHWHLCDDQGWRIEIPQYPRLTEIGAWRMENGERYGGFYRQEEVAEIVDYASRRCVTVIPEIEMPGHATAALAAYPEYSCTGGPFEVAVTWGVFDDVYCAGNDKTFTFLETILAEVATLFPSQLIHIGGDECPKERWRNHALCRERMQQEKLHDEDRLQSYFIARIAGHLHALKKQLIGWDEILDGGAPSGSTIMAWRGIDKGVEAARAGHDVVMCPMSHCYFDHYQADPDKEPKAIGGFSPLEKVYAFNPIPDDLPDEYHGRILGAQGNVWTEYMPNSDHVEYMTFPRMCALSEVLWSPVDSRSWDDFLERMRSHLGRLEKLGVNYRRE; encoded by the coding sequence GTGACTCCATCCGAACCATCGTCACCGGTTTCCTTAATTCCGCGTCCGGTGGATTGCCGCATCACCGGGGAACTGCTTCGTTTGCCGTTGCCGGTGCCGGTGTATGCCGAGGTGACTCCGGCATCTCTGTCCGTTTTGCAGACCTTCATGGACGAAACCGCCTCCGCTGACGGGGTGCCGATGAAACTGATGGGGCGCGCAAGAAATGCCGATGACCCGATCGGTCTTTCGATTGTGATGCCGCCTGATGAACTTGCCCGGGAGGCGTACGAATTGTCGGCAACCGCTGACGGCGTTTGCATCAAGACGTCAACGTCGTCCGGTTTGCTGTACGGCCTGCATACCTGGTTGCAGCTTGGGCGAGTGGAATCGGGCGAGGTGCTCGTTACCGGAGCGGAAATCGCCGACTATCCGCGTTTCGCCTGGCGCGGGATGCATCTCGATGTCAGCCGCCATTTCTTCCCGGTCCCCTTTATCAAGAAATTCATTGACCTGCTCGCGCGTCACAAGATGAACGTATTTCACTGGCATCTGTGTGACGATCAGGGTTGGCGGATCGAGATTCCACAATATCCCCGCTTGACTGAAATTGGCGCATGGCGTATGGAAAACGGCGAACGCTACGGCGGTTTCTATCGTCAGGAAGAAGTTGCTGAAATAGTCGATTACGCATCCCGGAGATGTGTGACCGTAATCCCCGAAATCGAAATGCCCGGTCATGCCACTGCCGCCCTTGCCGCCTATCCCGAGTATTCATGCACGGGAGGGCCGTTCGAGGTTGCCGTGACCTGGGGAGTGTTCGACGATGTTTACTGCGCCGGGAACGATAAAACCTTCACGTTTCTGGAAACGATCCTGGCGGAGGTGGCGACTCTTTTCCCGAGTCAACTGATCCATATCGGCGGCGATGAATGCCCCAAAGAACGCTGGCGCAATCATGCCCTTTGTCGGGAGCGCATGCAGCAGGAGAAGCTGCACGACGAGGACCGACTTCAATCGTATTTCATCGCTCGCATTGCCGGTCATCTTCATGCCTTGAAAAAACAATTGATCGGCTGGGACGAGATACTCGACGGCGGTGCGCCTTCAGGTTCAACGATCATGGCCTGGCGGGGAATCGACAAAGGTGTCGAGGCTGCACGAGCGGGACACGATGTCGTTATGTGTCCGATGTCGCATTGCTATTTCGATCATTATCAAGCCGATCCGGACAAAGAACCGAAGGCTATCGGAGGTTTTTCACCTCTGGAAAAAGTGTATGCCTTCAATCCGATACCGGACGACCTGCCGGATGAATATCACGGTCGTATTCTCGGCGCACAAGGGAATGTCTGGACCGAGTACATGCCCAACAGCGACCATGTCGAATATATGACCTTCCCCCGAATGTGTGCTCTGTCCGAGGTCCTTTGGTCTCCGGTTGACTCGCGTTCGTGGGATGATTTTCTTGAACGAATGCGATCCCATTTGGGGAGACTCGAAAAACTCGGCGTGAACTATCGCCGGGAGTAA